One window from the genome of Alkalihalobacillus sp. LMS6 encodes:
- the rplS gene encoding 50S ribosomal protein L19, with protein sequence MSNLIKEITTEQLRTDHPDFRPGDTLSIHVKVVEGTRERIQLFEGVVIKRRGTGISETFIARKISYGVGVERTFPLHSPKIEKIEVKRQGRVRRAKLYYLRNLRGKKARIKEIRR encoded by the coding sequence ATGAGCAACCTGATTAAAGAAATCACTACTGAGCAGTTGCGTACTGATCATCCTGATTTTCGTCCTGGTGATACTCTTTCAATTCACGTAAAAGTTGTTGAGGGTACACGTGAGCGTATTCAGTTATTTGAAGGTGTTGTCATTAAGCGTCGTGGTACTGGTATCAGTGAGACGTTTATTGCACGCAAAATCTCTTATGGTGTAGGTGTTGAACGTACATTCCCACTACATTCACCGAAGATCGAAAAGATCGAAGTGAAGCGTCAAGGACGCGTACGTCGTGCGAAACTTTACTACCTACGTAACCTACGTGGTAAAAAAGCACGTATTAAAGAAATTCGTCGCTAA
- the rimM gene encoding ribosome maturation factor RimM (Essential for efficient processing of 16S rRNA) produces MTQWFNVGRLVNTHGVRGEVRVLANTDFGEERFAIGSQLKVAGRPEEKGTMLQVASHRKHKTFDLLTFEGYTNINEVEGFKGNYLYVSEKLLSELEEHEFYYHEIIGCRVTDEEGNDLGTITDIIETGANDVWVVQRSGKKDLLLPYIEQVIKEVDLEASVVKVHVMEGLDD; encoded by the coding sequence ATGACACAATGGTTTAATGTTGGAAGACTTGTAAATACACACGGTGTTCGTGGAGAAGTAAGAGTATTAGCAAATACTGATTTTGGAGAAGAGCGATTTGCAATTGGATCGCAACTAAAAGTAGCCGGTCGACCAGAAGAAAAAGGAACGATGCTACAAGTGGCAAGCCATCGTAAGCATAAGACTTTCGATTTGCTGACGTTTGAAGGCTACACGAATATAAATGAGGTAGAGGGCTTTAAAGGAAACTACCTGTATGTATCTGAAAAGCTCTTAAGTGAACTTGAAGAGCACGAGTTTTATTACCATGAGATCATCGGCTGTCGGGTTACTGATGAAGAGGGAAATGATCTGGGGACGATTACAGACATTATTGAAACAGGGGCAAATGATGTGTGGGTAGTACAACGCTCAGGCAAAAAAGACTTACTTCTTCCATATATTGAACAGGTGATAAAAGAAGTCGATCTTGAAGCAAGCGTTGTGAAAGTTCACGTAATGGAAGGGTTAGACGATTGA
- the sucD gene encoding succinate--CoA ligase subunit alpha — translation MSILINKETKVIVQGITGATGLFHTKQALEYGTNIVGGVTPGKGGTEIEGVPVFNTVEEAVKATGANATVIYVPPAFAADAIMEATDAELDLAICITEGIPVIDMVNVKRYMDGKKTRLIGPNCPGVITPDECKIGIMPGYIHKKGHIGVVSRSGTLTYEAVHQLSTAGIGQSSAVGIGGDPVNGTDFIDVLSLFNDDPDTYAVIMIGEIGGTAEEEAAEWVKANMNKPVVGFIGGQTAPPGKRMGHAGAIISGGKGTAEEKIKTMEACGIRVAATPSVMGETLIESLKANDIYDKSVTH, via the coding sequence ATGAGCATCTTAATTAATAAAGAGACGAAAGTCATTGTTCAAGGAATTACTGGCGCTACTGGTTTGTTTCATACGAAGCAAGCGCTAGAATATGGTACGAACATCGTTGGTGGCGTGACACCTGGTAAAGGTGGAACAGAAATCGAAGGCGTTCCAGTATTCAACACGGTTGAAGAAGCAGTGAAAGCAACAGGTGCAAATGCAACGGTTATTTATGTGCCACCAGCGTTTGCGGCAGATGCGATCATGGAAGCAACGGACGCGGAGTTGGATCTTGCAATCTGTATTACAGAAGGCATTCCGGTAATTGACATGGTGAATGTGAAACGTTACATGGACGGAAAGAAAACGAGATTAATAGGGCCAAACTGTCCTGGTGTCATTACACCAGACGAATGTAAAATTGGCATTATGCCTGGTTACATTCATAAAAAAGGTCACATTGGTGTGGTTTCTCGTTCTGGTACACTTACGTATGAAGCTGTGCACCAACTTTCTACAGCTGGTATTGGTCAGTCTTCTGCTGTTGGAATTGGTGGAGACCCTGTAAACGGTACAGACTTCATTGATGTCTTATCACTTTTTAATGATGATCCTGATACGTATGCGGTTATTATGATTGGTGAAATCGGTGGTACCGCTGAAGAAGAAGCAGCAGAGTGGGTTAAAGCAAATATGAACAAACCTGTTGTTGGATTCATTGGTGGTCAAACAGCTCCTCCAGGAAAGCGTATGGGCCATGCTGGCGCAATTATTTCTGGTGGTAAAGGAACAGCTGAAGAGAAGATTAAAACGATGGAAGCATGCGGCATTCGTGTTGCAGCAACACCATCTGTTATGGGTGAAACACTCATTGAATCTTTGAAAGCAAACGATATCTATGACAAAAGTGTCACGCACTAA
- a CDS encoding sulfite exporter TauE/SafE family protein: MALTEGIILILIGFIAGIINTVSAGGSLLTLPLLLFVGLPATEANATNRVAIVAQSITSIITFKQKQSLQLKRHAAIYIAAATGAAFGALSALSISDQVFILILALTMITSIVFLIWNPIQAVDQSVVLTPIISFIGLALFGFIGFYSGFIQVGVGFYIMILAILLYKKSFAEATLIKIMIVGISVSLSLVIYAVNGQVNWLVGIVLAIGNIGGAFLGSRMVLGKHTQWIRIVLIVTVLILAIRLMVEFFS; the protein is encoded by the coding sequence ATGGCCTTAACAGAAGGGATCATCCTTATCCTGATCGGCTTTATTGCCGGTATTATAAACACCGTATCTGCAGGAGGCTCTCTATTAACACTCCCCTTACTACTTTTTGTCGGGCTGCCTGCTACAGAAGCCAATGCAACAAATCGCGTAGCTATTGTCGCGCAAAGCATCACGTCGATCATCACATTTAAACAAAAACAGTCGCTTCAATTAAAGCGACATGCAGCGATTTACATCGCAGCTGCTACCGGAGCAGCGTTTGGGGCATTATCGGCTTTGTCCATAAGTGACCAAGTCTTTATCCTAATCTTAGCGCTTACTATGATTACATCGATTGTTTTTTTAATTTGGAATCCGATTCAAGCAGTAGATCAATCTGTTGTCCTCACTCCAATTATTTCTTTTATTGGTCTCGCTTTATTTGGATTTATTGGGTTTTACAGCGGTTTTATTCAAGTTGGTGTCGGCTTTTATATTATGATTCTAGCAATCTTACTATATAAAAAATCGTTCGCTGAAGCAACATTAATCAAAATCATGATTGTTGGAATTTCTGTCTCGCTTTCCCTTGTTATCTACGCTGTTAATGGCCAAGTAAATTGGCTAGTTGGAATCGTTTTGGCTATCGGAAACATTGGTGGTGCGTTTCTCGGAAGTCGGATGGTGTTAGGGAAGCATACACAGTGGATTCGCATTGTGTTGATCGTCACTGTTCTTATTTTGGCGATTCGCTTAATGGTTGAATTTTTCTCGTAA
- the ylqF gene encoding ribosome biogenesis GTPase YlqF: MKTIQWYPGHMAKARREINEKLSMIDVVIELLDARIPLSSQNPVIDELVQNKPRLILLNKSDLADPKQTERWKQYFESQGHAVVEVNSQTGQGVKKIVPACQSLAKDLYKKWEAKGMKPRALRAVILGIPNVGKSTFINRLVNKRQAKVGDRPGITKQQQWIKVGTSLDLLDTPGILWPKFEDQEVGFRLAATGAIKDEILDYGDVAAFVLRFCMQAYPAQLQKRYDISEDVDTEDIGALFDEIGRKRGCILRGGLIDYDRTAELVLRELRSGTIGRMTLENVPEHE; this comes from the coding sequence ATGAAAACCATTCAATGGTACCCAGGGCATATGGCAAAAGCCCGCAGAGAAATAAATGAAAAGCTTTCAATGATTGATGTGGTCATTGAATTGTTAGATGCGCGAATTCCTTTGTCTTCGCAAAACCCTGTTATTGATGAACTTGTTCAAAATAAACCACGCCTTATTTTATTAAATAAATCGGACTTAGCCGATCCGAAGCAAACAGAGCGTTGGAAGCAATATTTCGAAAGCCAAGGCCATGCTGTTGTGGAAGTAAATTCGCAAACAGGGCAAGGAGTAAAAAAAATTGTCCCTGCATGCCAGTCGTTAGCAAAGGATTTATACAAAAAATGGGAAGCAAAAGGGATGAAGCCAAGAGCGTTACGAGCCGTTATTTTAGGAATACCAAATGTTGGTAAATCAACATTTATTAATCGTCTTGTTAATAAGCGGCAAGCAAAAGTAGGCGACCGTCCTGGTATAACAAAGCAGCAACAGTGGATTAAAGTGGGAACGAGTTTAGATTTACTCGATACACCAGGGATTTTATGGCCGAAGTTTGAAGATCAGGAAGTAGGTTTTCGACTAGCCGCTACAGGTGCAATTAAAGATGAAATTCTTGATTATGGTGATGTGGCAGCATTTGTGCTCCGTTTCTGTATGCAGGCGTATCCTGCGCAGTTGCAAAAGCGTTACGATATTAGTGAAGACGTAGACACGGAAGATATTGGGGCGTTGTTTGATGAAATTGGACGCAAAAGAGGCTGTATTCTACGCGGAGGTCTGATCGATTATGACCGCACGGCAGAGCTTGTTCTGCGGGAATTACGAAGCGGCACGATTGGACGGATGACGTTGGAAAACGTCCCTGAACATGAATAG
- the lepB gene encoding signal peptidase I → MKSRTNLVEWAKILTIALMTTVVVRMFLLAPIVVDGHSMQPTLDSGDKMIVNQIEYTFSQPDRFDIIVFHAPEGKNYIKRVIGLPGDELVYREDTLYINGEAVEEPYLDSLKGTLYHGQPLTGDFTLQEITGEAVIPEKFYFVMGDNRRLSKDSRAIGLVSEEDVIGKANVIFYPFENISIVD, encoded by the coding sequence ATGAAGAGTCGCACAAATCTTGTTGAGTGGGCGAAGATACTCACTATTGCATTAATGACTACCGTTGTTGTCCGCATGTTTTTGTTGGCGCCGATTGTGGTAGATGGCCACTCGATGCAGCCAACGCTTGATTCGGGAGACAAGATGATTGTCAATCAAATCGAATATACCTTCTCGCAGCCAGATCGATTTGATATTATTGTCTTTCATGCCCCTGAAGGAAAGAATTATATTAAACGCGTAATTGGCTTACCAGGAGATGAGCTTGTCTATCGTGAGGATACCTTATATATTAATGGAGAAGCTGTGGAGGAACCTTATTTAGACAGTCTTAAAGGAACCCTTTATCACGGTCAACCGTTAACAGGTGATTTCACGCTCCAAGAGATTACTGGTGAAGCTGTGATTCCAGAAAAATTTTATTTTGTAATGGGAGATAACCGTCGTTTAAGCAAAGACAGTCGAGCCATTGGACTTGTATCGGAAGAGGATGTCATTGGCAAAGCAAATGTCATTTTTTATCCATTTGAAAATATATCAATTGTAGATTAG
- a CDS encoding YlqD family protein: protein MKCIRKASVKHVLTEKKRQELAQSFQEEQAQYEKEVKQLEFQLQRAQKKASAQTAPSLKERFDSEIKKRQEKLQSIQFKSEQLHHLADGTEVFVEYTDVLIDVAVGEKWVSAQAPLTIVVKDGMIHEIRESENKDT from the coding sequence ATGAAATGCATCCGGAAAGCATCTGTCAAACACGTATTGACTGAAAAGAAACGTCAGGAATTGGCACAATCATTCCAAGAGGAACAAGCGCAATATGAAAAAGAAGTGAAGCAGCTAGAATTTCAACTTCAGCGTGCCCAAAAAAAAGCATCCGCACAAACAGCACCTTCACTGAAAGAAAGATTCGATTCAGAAATTAAAAAACGGCAAGAAAAGCTACAGTCAATCCAGTTTAAATCCGAACAACTACATCATTTAGCGGACGGCACAGAAGTATTTGTTGAATACACAGATGTGTTAATCGATGTAGCTGTAGGTGAAAAGTGGGTTTCAGCACAAGCGCCGTTGACGATTGTTGTAAAAGATGGCATGATACATGAAATTAGAGAAAGCGAGAACAAAGACACATGA
- a CDS encoding CHAP domain-containing protein, whose protein sequence is MSSVQTVLSIAQSQIGLEEEPINQIKYNDWYYGSVKNGDEYPWCATFISWVMHQAGILSAVYGKYASCRQLFSALEKRGRVIDSPRKGDLVFFCWTGNDLMTHIGLIEDVSLLSFSSIEGNFSDCVQRMERPFLSYEYEVFFARPAYEDMVSHL, encoded by the coding sequence ATGTCAAGTGTACAAACTGTTTTATCAATTGCACAATCACAAATCGGGTTAGAGGAAGAACCAATTAATCAAATCAAATACAATGACTGGTACTATGGCTCGGTTAAAAATGGAGACGAGTATCCATGGTGTGCGACTTTTATTTCTTGGGTGATGCATCAAGCAGGAATATTGTCGGCGGTCTATGGAAAGTATGCCTCATGCCGTCAATTATTTTCAGCTTTAGAAAAACGAGGACGGGTGATAGACAGCCCTCGAAAAGGGGATCTCGTATTTTTCTGTTGGACCGGAAATGACTTGATGACCCACATAGGTTTGATTGAAGATGTGTCACTTCTGTCCTTTAGCTCAATTGAAGGAAATTTTTCAGATTGTGTACAGCGAATGGAACGACCGTTTCTTTCCTATGAATACGAAGTTTTTTTTGCTCGGCCAGCGTATGAAGACATGGTTTCGCATTTGTGA
- the sucC gene encoding ADP-forming succinate--CoA ligase subunit beta yields the protein MNIHEYQGKEILRSYGVAVPNGKVAFSVDEAVEAAKELGSSVSVVKAQIHAGGRGKAGGVKVAKNLDDVRTYADDILGKTLVTHQTGPAGKEVKRLLVEEGCDIKNEYYIGLVVDRATSSVVLMASEEGGTEIEEVAEATPEKIFKEVIDPAVGLQGFQARRVAFNINIPKELVGQAVKFMMGLYKVFVDKDASIAEINPLVTTGDGKVMALDAKFNFDSNALYRHKDIVELRDLEEEDVKEIEASKHDLNYIALDGNIGCMVNGAGLAMATMDIIKHYHGDPANFLDVGGGATAEKVTEAFKLILSDENVKGIFVNIFGGIMKCDIIAEGVITATKEVGLDIPLVVRLEGTNVELGKQLLKDSGLNITAADSMADGAQKIVALVK from the coding sequence ATGAATATCCATGAGTATCAGGGTAAAGAAATTCTTCGTTCTTACGGAGTTGCCGTTCCAAACGGTAAAGTAGCATTCTCTGTTGACGAAGCAGTAGAAGCGGCAAAGGAACTTGGTTCTTCTGTATCTGTCGTAAAAGCGCAGATTCATGCGGGCGGACGTGGAAAAGCTGGTGGCGTTAAAGTCGCAAAAAACTTGGATGACGTTCGTACATATGCGGATGACATTCTAGGGAAAACACTTGTTACACACCAAACAGGACCAGCAGGAAAAGAAGTAAAGCGCTTACTAGTTGAAGAAGGCTGCGACATTAAAAACGAGTACTATATTGGACTTGTAGTTGATCGCGCTACATCAAGCGTTGTGCTAATGGCTTCTGAAGAAGGTGGAACAGAGATTGAAGAGGTTGCTGAAGCGACACCTGAGAAAATCTTTAAAGAAGTGATTGATCCAGCTGTTGGCTTACAAGGATTTCAAGCAAGACGTGTTGCCTTTAACATAAACATTCCAAAAGAACTTGTTGGTCAAGCGGTTAAATTTATGATGGGCTTATATAAAGTCTTTGTTGATAAAGACGCATCCATTGCAGAAATTAACCCTCTTGTTACAACAGGTGATGGCAAAGTTATGGCGCTTGATGCGAAATTTAATTTTGACTCAAATGCCCTTTACCGCCATAAAGACATCGTTGAACTACGTGACTTGGAAGAAGAAGATGTAAAAGAAATCGAAGCTTCTAAGCATGATTTAAACTATATTGCATTAGACGGTAACATCGGCTGCATGGTGAATGGTGCTGGCCTTGCGATGGCGACAATGGACATCATTAAACATTATCATGGTGATCCCGCAAACTTCCTTGACGTAGGGGGCGGTGCGACAGCTGAAAAAGTTACAGAAGCATTCAAACTAATCCTTTCTGATGAAAACGTAAAAGGAATTTTTGTTAATATTTTTGGTGGTATCATGAAATGTGACATCATCGCTGAAGGTGTCATTACTGCTACAAAAGAAGTCGGTCTTGATATCCCATTAGTTGTCCGCTTAGAAGGAACAAATGTGGAACTTGGTAAGCAGCTTCTAAAAGATTCAGGCTTAAACATTACAGCCGCTGATTCAATGGCTGATGGCGCACAAAAAATTGTAGCTTTAGTGAAATAG
- the trmD gene encoding tRNA (guanosine(37)-N1)-methyltransferase TrmD: protein MKIDILTLFPEMFSGVFGSSILKQAQEKGVVSFRAIDFRGFTENKHKKVDDYPYGGGAGMVLTPQPIFDAVNQITEQQETKPRVVLLCPQGERFTQAKAEEFANEEHLVFLCGHYEGFDERVRQFLVTDEVSIGDFVLTGGELGAMVIADSVTRLLPGVLGNDDSAITDSYSTGLLEHPHYTRPATFRGMDVPDVLLSGHHEKIEDWRRKESLRRTFHRRPDLLDVYSLTKEDEAFIQQLKDEQNKP, encoded by the coding sequence ATGAAAATTGATATATTAACATTATTCCCGGAAATGTTTTCAGGGGTGTTTGGATCATCAATTTTAAAACAAGCACAAGAAAAAGGCGTTGTTTCCTTTCGCGCAATTGATTTTCGCGGATTCACTGAAAATAAGCACAAGAAAGTGGATGACTATCCGTATGGTGGTGGAGCTGGAATGGTGCTGACCCCCCAGCCGATATTTGATGCTGTGAATCAGATTACGGAGCAACAGGAAACGAAACCGAGAGTTGTGTTGCTTTGTCCGCAAGGCGAGCGATTTACACAAGCAAAAGCTGAAGAATTTGCAAACGAAGAACATCTAGTGTTTCTGTGTGGGCACTATGAAGGATTTGATGAGCGCGTACGGCAATTCCTCGTAACGGACGAAGTATCAATTGGAGATTTTGTCTTAACTGGCGGTGAACTAGGTGCGATGGTTATTGCAGATAGCGTTACACGTTTACTTCCTGGTGTGCTCGGAAATGATGATTCTGCCATAACCGATTCATACTCTACGGGGCTTTTGGAGCATCCTCATTATACGCGACCCGCTACATTTCGTGGCATGGATGTACCAGACGTATTGTTATCTGGCCATCACGAAAAGATTGAAGACTGGCGCAGAAAAGAGTCTTTACGGAGAACGTTTCATCGGCGCCCAGATTTACTTGACGTCTATTCATTAACGAAGGAAGATGAGGCATTTATTCAACAGCTAAAAGACGAGCAAAACAAACCATAG
- a CDS encoding ribonuclease HII yields MISISTIKEQLNNEELTNEEVNRLRLDERKGVQALLKKYDRALVQTEQLETMHVEMSLHEQELRDNGYALICGVDEVGRGPLAGPVTAAAVILPADFKLLGLTDSKKLSKEKREQYAVYIKQHAIAYQIVSVSAQEIDETNILLATKKAMTEAIQQLQAAADFLLLDAIELKLDTPQRSLIKGDAKSISIAASSVLAKVWRDGYMEELAKTYPEYGFDDHAGYGTKKHLEALQSYGLTREHRRSFKPVLERAGSLIHSKDLAE; encoded by the coding sequence GTGATTTCGATTTCAACGATAAAAGAACAATTAAATAATGAAGAACTAACAAATGAAGAGGTAAACCGTCTGCGACTAGACGAACGAAAAGGTGTGCAAGCGTTACTAAAAAAATACGATCGAGCGTTGGTGCAAACAGAACAATTGGAGACCATGCACGTTGAAATGAGCCTTCATGAACAAGAATTAAGGGATAATGGGTATGCGTTGATCTGTGGTGTAGATGAAGTAGGACGAGGTCCTTTAGCTGGTCCCGTTACAGCAGCGGCTGTTATATTGCCAGCTGATTTTAAACTGTTAGGGTTGACCGACTCAAAAAAATTATCGAAAGAAAAGCGCGAACAATACGCTGTCTACATAAAACAACATGCAATCGCCTATCAGATCGTCAGCGTGTCCGCACAAGAGATTGATGAAACAAACATTTTATTAGCGACAAAAAAAGCAATGACCGAGGCGATCCAACAACTACAGGCAGCAGCGGATTTTCTTCTATTAGATGCGATTGAACTTAAGCTTGACACACCGCAGCGATCATTAATAAAAGGGGATGCAAAAAGTATCTCAATCGCTGCTAGCTCGGTATTGGCAAAAGTCTGGCGCGACGGTTATATGGAGGAACTGGCGAAAACCTATCCGGAATATGGGTTTGATGATCATGCTGGATACGGAACAAAAAAGCATTTAGAAGCGCTCCAGTCGTACGGACTAACGCGTGAACATCGCCGTTCTTTTAAACCGGTCCTAGAGCGGGCAGGTTCGTTGATTCATTCAAAGGATCTGGCTGAATAA
- a CDS encoding arginine--tRNA ligase, protein MNIGQVLQQAIDDIIASYSTEIQIEIEQPAHLSHGDYATNIALKLARVARKNPFDLAHELKLKLEEKQLPVKQIDVVKPGFINFFVAWEQVTFDMNQLKSDQQRKVVIEHTSINPNKSAHIGHLRNACIGDTLARMMRYDGNQVETHNYIDDLGNQLADTLTALLHIESDKPAVRFGDYCWDVYSSLNQLYDKGERSTETRDDVLHKLEEGNNSVSWLGYAVADKLSMEHVEEMGQFDISYDLLVWERDIVRNGFWQKAFETLQTTDVFFKQQEGTQAGCWVIRTGEEQDDHSSEYLADKVLVRSNGVLTYTAKDIAYHMWKFGLLENDFSYKKKTDTLWTTAADGQAQSFGRADTVINVIDYRQEYPQKVVKQALHAVGYEQQADQLKHVSYGVVSLSKKTASTLGLETVEGKDVYAMSGRKGIGIKISELIEEMKEAIRTQSPQANDATIEALTFAAIRYNMLRYNTTSDIVFDLEEATQVTGNTGIYLIYTYARANSITQKAQQEGLKSQGYSFVEAEDTERAILKHLAGWTLAMERGVSELEPNLLCTYAFELASLYNRFYAQCPVIKASPEQQKRRLKLTGLVMAQLEIIFSILGLPKLQRI, encoded by the coding sequence ATGAACATAGGGCAGGTTTTACAACAAGCGATTGACGATATTATCGCTTCTTACTCTACAGAGATCCAGATTGAAATCGAACAACCCGCGCATTTATCCCACGGCGATTATGCTACAAATATTGCGCTGAAGCTTGCGCGAGTCGCACGAAAAAATCCATTTGATCTTGCTCATGAGTTGAAATTGAAGTTAGAAGAAAAGCAGTTACCTGTTAAGCAAATTGATGTTGTAAAGCCTGGATTTATTAATTTTTTTGTCGCTTGGGAACAAGTCACATTTGACATGAACCAACTTAAATCAGATCAACAGCGAAAAGTTGTGATCGAACATACGTCCATTAATCCAAATAAATCTGCTCACATTGGTCATCTTCGTAACGCTTGTATCGGTGACACTCTTGCACGCATGATGCGATATGATGGAAACCAAGTTGAAACCCATAACTATATTGATGATTTAGGTAATCAGCTTGCAGATACATTAACGGCTCTCCTACATATTGAATCAGATAAACCTGCTGTCCGTTTTGGCGACTATTGTTGGGATGTCTATTCATCTTTGAACCAACTGTACGATAAAGGAGAGCGCTCGACCGAAACGAGAGATGACGTACTACATAAGCTTGAAGAAGGGAATAACAGCGTGTCGTGGCTCGGTTATGCAGTGGCCGACAAACTATCTATGGAGCATGTAGAAGAAATGGGTCAATTCGATATTTCATACGATTTGCTCGTATGGGAAAGAGACATCGTCCGCAATGGTTTTTGGCAAAAAGCGTTTGAAACCTTGCAAACAACAGATGTGTTTTTTAAGCAACAAGAAGGGACGCAAGCAGGTTGCTGGGTCATTCGAACAGGAGAAGAACAAGATGACCACTCATCTGAGTATCTAGCTGATAAAGTGTTAGTACGGTCTAACGGAGTATTGACGTATACAGCTAAGGATATTGCGTACCATATGTGGAAGTTTGGCTTGCTAGAGAACGACTTTTCTTATAAGAAAAAAACAGATACGTTATGGACAACCGCGGCCGATGGACAAGCGCAATCTTTTGGACGCGCTGATACAGTCATTAATGTCATTGATTACCGTCAAGAATACCCGCAAAAAGTCGTAAAACAAGCATTGCATGCAGTTGGCTATGAACAACAAGCAGATCAACTGAAGCATGTTTCTTACGGTGTAGTCTCTTTAAGTAAAAAGACAGCATCCACTTTAGGCCTTGAAACTGTAGAAGGTAAAGATGTATACGCAATGTCAGGACGAAAAGGCATCGGTATTAAGATAAGCGAATTGATTGAAGAAATGAAAGAAGCGATTCGCACTCAAAGTCCGCAAGCGAACGATGCAACAATCGAAGCCCTTACTTTTGCCGCTATTCGTTACAATATGCTTCGCTACAACACAACGTCAGATATTGTATTTGACTTAGAGGAAGCAACGCAAGTAACTGGGAATACAGGGATCTATTTAATTTACACTTATGCTCGGGCAAACAGCATCACGCAAAAAGCACAACAAGAGGGACTCAAGTCTCAAGGGTATTCATTTGTCGAAGCAGAAGATACGGAACGAGCGATTTTAAAACATCTTGCTGGTTGGACTTTGGCTATGGAGCGTGGTGTTAGTGAACTAGAGCCAAATTTACTTTGTACGTATGCATTCGAATTAGCGAGTCTTTACAATCGTTTTTATGCGCAATGTCCAGTCATAAAAGCGTCGCCAGAGCAACAAAAAAGAAGACTGAAACTAACGGGACTGGTCATGGCACAACTAGAAATAATCTTTTCTATTTTAGGGCTACCAAAACTTCAAAGAATTTAA